Genomic DNA from uncultured Acetobacterium sp.:
CAAAATATCGGCATTTCCTCATCAATTAACAATCGATGTGAAATATATTTATTGGGATAATCCATTGTTACTTCCATTATTTTTTTCACTTCATAGCTATTGAAGATCCGCTGAATGATAGCAATATTTCTTTCCGTTTTTTTTTCGATGCCTTCGGATATGTAGCGTCCTTTTAAGTATAAGGCATCAATACTGTATCCAACTGGCATTGAACCAGAAAAATACATGCTCCGAATTTCCAATGTTTTCACTTCGCGCCGCTCGCCTTTTACTTTGGTCATCGAAATTAAAATATCCTCAGTCTCGATGGCGGTTATTTCTTCATTAATATTCCCTTCCACAGAAAAATTGACCAAAAAAAGATCCTGTTCGCGTTCTTTAACAAAGGTTCCAACGCGCTCAATCGATATTAAGTATCCTTTATTAACAAGGGTTGCTAAACTTTTACGGACTGTCACACCACTGGTATGATATTTCTCTGCCAGCTCCTGATTCGTT
This window encodes:
- a CDS encoding GntR family transcriptional regulator, whose amino-acid sequence is MKVKIYERIVNDILSDIKSGLLKPNEKLPTNQELAEKYHTSGVTVRKSLATLVNKGYLISIERVGTFVKEREQDLFLVNFSVEGNINEEITAIETEDILISMTKVKGERREVKTLEIRSMYFSGSMPVGYSIDALYLKGRYISEGIEKKTERNIAIIQRIFNSYEVKKIMEVTMDYPNKYISHRLLIDEEMPIFCINLYFSTLEDHPIGKRTFYVLGENIELKGKSFYT